In Priestia megaterium NBRC 15308 = ATCC 14581, the following proteins share a genomic window:
- a CDS encoding LysM peptidoglycan-binding domain-containing protein yields the protein MKKRQLALSLGAIVGGTFLYHASAEASASTVQVKAGDTLWSLSTKYHTTVEALKSVNKLSSNTIHIGQTLSIPSASTSQPSNKEEQPSAPSTGSTYKVQSGDTLWKVATRFNMSVEELKRLNALSSNIIYINQTLKVNGSNSASTPTTSKPAETPSKDANGTYKVQRGDSLSKIASTFHMSVSELKQINGLTSNTIYVNQQLKVSKSSETTTPTTKPSTSTPSTSNGTLNVSQMISEAKRYIGVPYKWGGTTPSGFDCSGFIYYVTKQQISTTRYTTAGYWRVSTPVSNPQPGDLVFFNTYSSGPTHMGIYLGNRQFIHAGSSTGVTIASLDNSYWSKRYLGAKRFSK from the coding sequence ATGAAAAAAAGGCAGCTCGCTTTATCTCTAGGCGCCATTGTTGGCGGGACATTCTTATATCACGCTTCAGCTGAAGCATCTGCTTCAACTGTTCAAGTGAAAGCTGGAGATACACTTTGGTCATTATCTACCAAATACCATACAACGGTAGAAGCTTTAAAAAGCGTAAATAAGTTATCTTCAAATACAATTCACATAGGACAAACGTTATCGATTCCTTCTGCTTCAACCTCTCAACCATCTAATAAGGAAGAACAGCCTTCAGCTCCTTCTACTGGTTCGACATATAAAGTTCAAAGCGGCGATACCCTTTGGAAAGTTGCTACTCGTTTTAATATGAGCGTAGAAGAATTAAAACGTTTGAACGCTCTTTCTTCTAACATTATCTATATTAACCAAACGTTAAAAGTAAATGGAAGCAATAGCGCATCGACTCCAACTACGAGTAAACCAGCAGAAACTCCTTCTAAGGATGCAAATGGAACTTACAAAGTTCAGCGTGGAGATAGCCTATCTAAAATAGCTTCGACATTTCACATGAGCGTGAGTGAGCTAAAACAAATAAACGGATTAACGTCTAATACGATTTATGTAAATCAACAATTAAAGGTATCAAAAAGCAGCGAAACAACTACGCCAACAACAAAACCAAGTACATCCACACCTTCAACTTCTAACGGAACATTAAATGTATCGCAAATGATTTCAGAGGCAAAACGTTATATAGGTGTTCCTTACAAATGGGGTGGCACAACTCCTTCTGGTTTTGACTGCAGCGGATTCATTTATTACGTAACGAAACAACAAATTTCTACAACGCGCTATACGACGGCTGGTTATTGGAGGGTATCAACACCCGTCAGTAATCCACAGCCTGGAGACTTAGTGTTTTTTAATACATATTCTAGCGGTCCTACACATATGGGCATTTACCTTGGTAATCGTCAATTTATTCATGCTGGATCTTCTACGGGTGTAACCATTGCAAGCTTAGATAACAGCTACTGGAGCAAGCGCTACTTAGGTGCAAAAAGATTTTCTAAATAA
- the ssb gene encoding single-stranded DNA-binding protein: MINHIVLVGRLTKKPELRYTHEGIAVSTITLAINRTFRNVEGEYDADFVNITLWRKNAENTAAYCDKGAVVGVVGRVQTRTFENNLQQRVYMTDVVADAVKFLSGKPSGFSSFDSNQQEE; this comes from the coding sequence ATGATTAACCATATTGTTCTTGTAGGAAGACTGACAAAAAAACCTGAGCTTAGATATACCCATGAAGGGATTGCAGTATCTACTATTACTTTAGCAATTAATCGAACGTTTCGAAATGTTGAAGGTGAATATGATGCTGATTTTGTCAACATTACTCTGTGGAGAAAAAATGCAGAAAATACGGCTGCTTACTGTGATAAAGGAGCGGTTGTAGGTGTAGTAGGGCGTGTACAAACGCGCACATTTGAAAATAATCTTCAGCAACGAGTATATATGACCGACGTTGTGGCTGATGCTGTTAAGTTTTTAAGTGGAAAGCCATCCGGTTTTTCTTCATTTGATTCAAATCAACAAGAAGAATAA
- a CDS encoding YwpF-like family protein, giving the protein MKTFKLVSFQLVDDQEKRQSVSLTNGLIINKEDGENNWILEAVIDKKWYDEFHVLLKDKQKITVEAKITKETNDPATFIATVASITSIGENRISLLMKGVLKERRLHYAEMLLEDLINQGLSGQDLLQQFKLQLRNRPIKSTSKK; this is encoded by the coding sequence ATGAAAACATTTAAACTTGTGTCATTTCAATTGGTTGATGATCAAGAAAAGCGTCAGTCTGTCTCACTCACTAATGGCCTTATTATTAATAAAGAAGACGGCGAAAATAACTGGATTTTAGAAGCAGTTATCGATAAGAAATGGTACGATGAATTTCATGTTTTGTTGAAAGATAAACAAAAAATAACGGTAGAAGCTAAAATTACGAAAGAAACAAATGATCCGGCTACCTTTATAGCTACCGTGGCTTCCATTACTTCAATTGGTGAAAATCGTATTAGTTTGTTGATGAAAGGTGTTTTAAAAGAACGGAGACTTCATTATGCTGAAATGCTCTTAGAGGATTTAATTAACCAAGGGTTATCAGGTCAAGATTTACTTCAACAGTTCAAACTGCAGCTTCGAAACAGACCGATAAAAAGTACATCTAAAAAATAA
- a CDS encoding helix-turn-helix domain-containing protein — MKDFGERIKQFRLKGGFSQEELANQLNVSRTTISKWECSKQTPSIFDFLSLCNCFQITLDQLIEPSSYKQDHLHDFQLLYLTRKCESDSHDETILTLIDKQPLLKHVLLQFSSLSPTLQKELLTDIIPLLKKLFSALQRQ; from the coding sequence ATGAAAGATTTTGGAGAAAGAATTAAACAGTTCAGACTAAAAGGAGGATTTTCACAAGAAGAATTAGCAAATCAGTTGAATGTTTCTCGTACAACTATTTCAAAATGGGAATGTTCAAAACAAACACCTTCTATTTTTGATTTTTTATCTTTATGTAATTGTTTTCAAATTACGCTGGACCAACTTATTGAGCCTTCCTCTTATAAACAAGATCATTTACATGACTTCCAACTTCTTTACTTAACAAGAAAATGTGAATCGGATTCACATGACGAGACCATTTTAACCCTCATAGATAAACAGCCCTTATTGAAACATGTGCTCTTACAATTTTCATCTCTGTCACCAACACTTCAAAAAGAGTTGCTAACGGATATTATACCTTTATTAAAGAAACTTTTTTCTGCTTTGCAGCGCCAATAA
- the fabZ gene encoding 3-hydroxyacyl-ACP dehydratase FabZ, giving the protein MLDIEQIKEIIPHRYPFLLVDRILEVEEGKKAVGLKNVSANEEFFNGHFPDYPVMPGVLIVEALAQVGAVAMLKKEENQGRLAFFAGIDNCRFKKQVRPGDQLRLEVEIVRARGSIGKGKGIATVDGELVCETDIMFALGDKKE; this is encoded by the coding sequence ATGCTTGATATTGAACAAATTAAAGAAATTATTCCACACCGATATCCATTTTTATTGGTCGATCGTATTTTAGAAGTGGAAGAGGGAAAAAAAGCAGTTGGTTTAAAAAACGTATCTGCCAATGAAGAATTTTTTAACGGGCATTTCCCTGACTATCCTGTGATGCCAGGGGTTTTAATTGTAGAAGCTTTGGCTCAGGTAGGAGCAGTAGCTATGCTAAAAAAAGAAGAAAATCAAGGACGTTTAGCATTTTTTGCAGGCATTGACAACTGCCGCTTTAAAAAGCAAGTAAGACCTGGTGATCAACTGCGTTTAGAGGTGGAAATTGTACGTGCGCGTGGATCTATTGGCAAAGGAAAAGGTATCGCAACTGTAGATGGAGAGTTAGTCTGCGAAACAGATATTATGTTTGCTTTAGGCGATAAAAAAGAATAG
- a CDS encoding flagellar hook-basal body protein: MNLTMITAANTMGQLQQQLDVIGHNLSNTNTTGYKARDASFNDMLYQQVNNQEDKGTEKRLTPAGIRQGTGAYLDQTSLNMTQGAFQNTDKLLDVAASNPNVYFQVAVNDSQQPVQYTRDGSFHLSPEGPNNVKLVNGSGQDVLGENGQAIIFSNAFKDIQIDGSGTITVTTNKGVDQFTLGLTNVQKPQVLEAKGENLFAFPAGMNQPNMFTDLTGKARETAGVEQGKLEQSNVDLSKELTDMSIAQRAYQFNSRSISIADQMMGLVNGIRA, from the coding sequence ATGAACCTTACAATGATAACAGCGGCTAATACGATGGGACAGCTGCAGCAGCAGCTTGATGTCATTGGCCATAATCTATCTAATACAAATACGACAGGATATAAAGCGAGAGATGCTTCATTTAATGATATGCTGTATCAACAAGTGAACAATCAAGAAGATAAGGGAACAGAAAAGCGGCTTACGCCAGCTGGAATTCGGCAAGGCACAGGCGCTTATTTAGATCAAACGAGCTTGAATATGACGCAGGGTGCTTTTCAGAATACAGATAAACTATTAGATGTAGCTGCATCAAATCCAAACGTTTATTTTCAAGTTGCCGTAAACGATTCCCAACAGCCTGTACAATATACGAGAGATGGTTCTTTTCATCTTAGCCCTGAAGGCCCGAACAATGTTAAATTAGTAAACGGTTCTGGTCAGGATGTGCTGGGGGAAAATGGTCAAGCTATTATTTTCAGTAACGCGTTCAAAGATATACAAATTGATGGAAGTGGAACGATAACGGTTACTACGAATAAGGGTGTTGACCAGTTTACACTTGGGTTAACAAATGTCCAAAAGCCGCAGGTGCTAGAAGCTAAAGGAGAAAATCTATTTGCTTTTCCAGCAGGGATGAACCAACCGAATATGTTTACAGATTTGACTGGAAAAGCTCGAGAAACAGCAGGCGTAGAGCAAGGGAAATTGGAACAGTCAAATGTAGATTTGAGTAAAGAACTTACTGATATGTCCATTGCTCAACGTGCGTATCAATTTAATTCCCGCTCTATTTCAATTGCAGATCAAATGATGGGCTTGGTTAATGGAATCAGAGCTTAA
- a CDS encoding flagellar hook-basal body protein encodes MFKGFYTAAAGMLSQQRQTDLLTNNIANANTLGFKADQGTLKAFPDMLLQRMESEDLPTDRSISVQNKKEIGTINTGVYMQETVPNFTQGDLQQTSQSTDIALMEQNMPTKEGGLFFVVQSPDNTPQYTRNSNFTLDQQGFLTTSTGAYVLNTNNQPIQLKSENFTVDSQGNVTENNQQVAQIDIAYASDLQTIKKAGNGLYETLNNQPLPSARNNPGISYQLKQGFVERSNVDAAQSMTDLLTAYRAFEANQKIMQAYDRSMDKAANEIGRVR; translated from the coding sequence ATGTTTAAAGGGTTTTACACGGCAGCAGCGGGTATGCTGTCTCAACAGCGTCAAACTGACTTATTAACGAATAACATAGCAAATGCTAATACGCTGGGATTTAAAGCAGATCAAGGTACGTTAAAGGCATTTCCTGATATGTTGCTGCAGCGAATGGAATCTGAAGATTTACCTACTGACCGTAGCATCTCTGTTCAGAACAAAAAAGAAATAGGTACGATTAATACGGGCGTGTATATGCAAGAAACAGTTCCAAATTTTACACAAGGTGATCTTCAGCAAACGTCTCAATCAACTGATATTGCATTGATGGAGCAAAATATGCCTACAAAAGAGGGCGGACTATTTTTTGTGGTACAAAGCCCTGATAATACGCCTCAATATACAAGAAACAGTAATTTTACATTAGATCAGCAAGGGTTTTTAACTACGTCTACCGGAGCTTATGTATTAAATACAAATAATCAACCAATTCAACTAAAAAGTGAAAACTTTACAGTTGATTCACAAGGTAACGTAACGGAAAATAATCAGCAGGTTGCACAAATCGATATTGCTTATGCTAGTGACTTACAAACGATTAAAAAGGCAGGGAATGGATTGTATGAAACGCTGAACAATCAGCCCTTGCCTTCAGCTAGGAATAATCCAGGCATTTCTTATCAGTTAAAGCAAGGATTTGTTGAACGTTCCAATGTAGATGCTGCTCAAAGTATGACTGATTTACTAACGGCTTACAGAGCTTTTGAGGCAAATCAAAAAATAATGCAAGCTTACGATAGAAGCATGGATAAAGCGGCAAATGAAATTGGGCGTGTGCGCTAA
- a CDS encoding rod shape-determining protein codes for MLAKDIGIDLGTANVLIHVKGKGIVLNEPSVVAIDKNTNRVLAVGEEARRMVGRTPSNIIAIRPLKDGVIADFEITESMLKHFINKLNVKGFLSKPRILICCPTNITSVEQKAIREAAEKSGGKTIYLEEEPKVAAIGAGMDIFQPSGNMVVDIGGGTTDVAVLSMGDIVTAASIKMAGDRFDAEILQYIKQKYKLLIGERTAEEIKVKIGTVFPKARNEELDIRGRDMVSGLPRTITVYSEEVEEALRESVSVIVQASKSVLERTPPELSADIIDRGVILTGGGALLHGMDQLLAEELKVPVLIAENPMGCVAVGTGIMLDNIDKLSRRNIV; via the coding sequence ATGTTAGCAAAAGACATTGGTATCGATTTAGGTACAGCTAACGTCTTAATTCACGTTAAAGGCAAAGGAATTGTGTTAAATGAACCGTCTGTTGTGGCGATTGATAAAAATACAAATAGAGTGCTAGCAGTAGGGGAAGAAGCGAGACGTATGGTAGGAAGAACGCCCAGTAATATTATTGCCATTCGTCCCTTAAAAGATGGTGTTATCGCTGACTTCGAAATTACAGAGTCTATGCTCAAACACTTTATTAACAAATTAAATGTAAAAGGTTTTTTATCCAAGCCTCGCATTTTAATTTGTTGTCCAACAAATATTACCTCTGTTGAACAAAAAGCCATTCGCGAAGCTGCTGAAAAGAGCGGTGGAAAAACCATTTATTTGGAAGAAGAACCAAAAGTCGCGGCAATTGGCGCTGGAATGGATATCTTTCAGCCGAGCGGAAATATGGTCGTAGATATTGGTGGAGGTACAACCGATGTGGCCGTCCTTTCAATGGGCGATATCGTAACAGCAGCTTCTATTAAGATGGCTGGTGATCGTTTTGATGCCGAAATTTTGCAGTACATTAAGCAAAAATATAAGCTCTTAATCGGAGAGCGTACAGCAGAAGAAATTAAAGTGAAAATTGGTACGGTGTTTCCTAAAGCTCGTAATGAAGAGCTGGACATTCGAGGGCGAGACATGGTTTCAGGCCTACCTCGTACGATTACTGTTTATTCTGAAGAAGTAGAGGAGGCACTTAGAGAGTCTGTCAGCGTCATTGTACAAGCTTCGAAAAGTGTATTAGAGCGTACACCTCCTGAACTTTCTGCCGATATTATAGACAGAGGCGTTATTTTAACTGGCGGTGGAGCATTGCTTCACGGTATGGACCAGCTGTTAGCGGAAGAATTAAAGGTGCCTGTGCTAATTGCAGAAAACCCAATGGGCTGTGTAGCTGTTGGAACAGGTATTATGCTCGATAATATTGATAAACTATCTCGTCGCAATATTGTTTAA
- the spoIIID gene encoding sporulation transcriptional regulator SpoIIID, with protein MHDYIKERTIKIGKYIVETKKTVRVIAKEFGVSKSTVHKDLTERLPEINPELANEVKEILDYHKSIRHLRGGEATKLKYKKEEETVK; from the coding sequence GTGCACGATTACATCAAAGAGAGAACTATCAAGATTGGAAAGTATATTGTAGAAACAAAGAAAACAGTTCGTGTAATTGCGAAAGAATTTGGCGTTTCGAAAAGTACTGTCCATAAAGATTTAACAGAGCGTCTACCAGAAATAAATCCTGAGTTAGCAAATGAAGTAAAAGAAATTCTTGATTATCATAAATCTATTCGGCATTTGCGTGGGGGAGAAGCAACAAAATTAAAGTACAAAAAGGAAGAAGAAACTGTAAAATGA
- a CDS encoding M23 family metallopeptidase codes for MREEEKKRTSPKSKVQKLVRKRWVFPAIYLASAAIILTAVLWFQANGNDISKEDKSGYSQDGTAYRDDAVEVNASLENLKMPVASEASAIVKKPFYDDQASEKQQEEALVFYNNTYHPNTGVDLAVKGDKSFDVVAAASGTVTKATKDPLLGYVVEIDHKDGLVTQYQSLEKADVEVGDIVKQGQTIAKAGKSLYNQEAKTHVHFEVRKDGVAINPSSYFGKSVSSIKEVKAAEVTEPKDDSSSEESKDSEKSSDEKTKEDKDSKHPSTDTSKPNA; via the coding sequence ATGAGAGAGGAAGAAAAGAAACGTACTTCTCCAAAATCGAAAGTTCAAAAATTAGTTAGAAAGCGTTGGGTGTTCCCGGCTATCTATTTAGCGAGTGCAGCAATTATTCTTACAGCAGTCCTTTGGTTTCAAGCTAATGGAAACGATATTAGCAAAGAAGACAAAAGCGGCTATAGCCAAGACGGTACGGCTTATCGAGACGACGCTGTAGAGGTAAATGCTTCGCTTGAAAATTTAAAGATGCCAGTTGCTAGTGAAGCATCAGCTATCGTGAAAAAGCCTTTCTACGACGATCAAGCATCTGAAAAACAGCAAGAAGAAGCACTAGTTTTCTACAACAATACGTATCATCCAAACACAGGTGTTGACTTAGCTGTTAAGGGAGATAAATCATTTGATGTTGTAGCAGCAGCTAGCGGTACAGTAACAAAAGCAACAAAAGATCCTTTACTAGGTTATGTAGTAGAAATTGATCACAAAGATGGTTTAGTCACACAGTATCAATCTCTTGAGAAAGCTGATGTAGAAGTAGGAGATATTGTTAAACAAGGCCAAACCATCGCAAAAGCTGGAAAAAGCTTATATAATCAAGAAGCAAAAACACATGTACATTTTGAAGTTCGTAAAGATGGTGTAGCAATTAATCCAAGCAGTTATTTTGGAAAATCTGTTAGTTCTATCAAAGAAGTCAAAGCAGCTGAAGTGACAGAACCAAAAGACGACTCTTCTTCTGAAGAATCAAAGGATAGCGAAAAATCATCTGATGAAAAGACTAAAGAAGATAAAGATTCAAAACACCCTTCAACAGATACGTCTAAACCAAATGCATAA
- the spoIID gene encoding stage II sporulation protein D: MKQAKPIVVLGVIFFFVVLLIPTLLVVPFTEKTDGKLHENVEQTPKTEKLQKVTASPLDVSVYRTETKKVEKLPLEDYLVGVVAAEMPATFELEALKAQSLAARTYIVQTMMNGNSHLPQGADVTDTVEYQVYLNKDELRSRWNKDYDWKIKKIQEAVKDTQGQILTYKNKPINATFFSTSNGYTENSEAYWKNSIPYLKSVASPWDKKSPEFTNQKVMSVASFEQRLGVKLTNTGSVGEIVSRTPGQRVDYVKINGKELSGKDVREKLGLSSADFHWTKKGNEIIINTKGYGHGIGMSQYGANGMALEGKTYKDIVTHYYTGVAITPNDQFVAQLTAKR, translated from the coding sequence ATGAAACAAGCAAAGCCAATCGTCGTACTAGGAGTCATCTTTTTTTTCGTTGTGTTACTCATCCCAACACTTCTCGTTGTTCCTTTTACTGAAAAGACAGATGGAAAGCTACATGAAAATGTCGAACAGACCCCAAAAACCGAAAAACTACAAAAAGTGACAGCGTCTCCTCTTGACGTCAGTGTTTATCGTACGGAAACGAAAAAAGTAGAAAAACTGCCGCTCGAAGACTATCTTGTAGGGGTAGTAGCAGCTGAAATGCCTGCTACTTTTGAGCTTGAAGCACTTAAGGCTCAAAGTTTGGCAGCCAGAACCTATATTGTGCAAACTATGATGAATGGAAATAGTCATCTTCCCCAAGGAGCGGATGTGACTGATACCGTAGAGTACCAAGTATATTTAAATAAAGATGAGCTAAGAAGCAGATGGAACAAAGACTATGATTGGAAAATCAAAAAAATTCAAGAAGCAGTGAAGGACACCCAAGGTCAAATTCTTACGTATAAAAATAAGCCAATTAATGCTACGTTCTTTTCTACCAGCAATGGTTACACTGAAAATTCAGAAGCGTATTGGAAGAATTCCATTCCTTATCTAAAAAGTGTAGCTAGTCCGTGGGATAAAAAGTCCCCTGAATTTACAAATCAGAAAGTAATGTCTGTTGCTAGCTTTGAACAGAGGCTTGGAGTGAAATTAACAAACACTGGATCAGTAGGTGAAATTGTCTCTAGAACGCCGGGTCAGCGCGTAGATTACGTAAAGATAAACGGTAAAGAACTGTCGGGAAAAGATGTTCGAGAAAAACTGGGTTTATCCTCAGCCGACTTTCATTGGACAAAAAAAGGTAATGAGATTATCATCAACACAAAAGGATATGGACATGGTATTGGGATGAGTCAGTACGGAGCAAATGGTATGGCACTAGAAGGAAAAACCTATAAAGATATTGTTACTCATTATTATACAGGTGTTGCGATTACCCCTAACGATCAGTTTGTTGCACAATTGACAGCTAAACGCTAA
- the murA gene encoding UDP-N-acetylglucosamine 1-carboxyvinyltransferase, with product MEKIIVRGGNRLSGTVKVEGAKNAVLPIITATLLASEGKTILNDVPALSDVFTIGEVLRHLNAEVDFETNRVVVDASRELKTDAPFEYVRKMRASVLVMGPLLARTGEARVALPGGCAIGSRPIDQHLKGFEAMGAKVQVGNGFIDAKVEGRLKGAKIYLDFPSVGATENIMMAAALAEGTTIMENVAKEPEIVDLANFLNAMGAKVRGAGTGTIRIEGVNKLYGAEHAIIPDRIEAGTFMVAAAITGGNVLVRGAVAEHISSLVAKMEEMGVEITEEGDGLRVVGPEKLKSVDIKTMPHPGFPTDMQSQMMALLLAAEGTSMITETVFENRFMHVEEFRRMNADIKIEGRSVIINGPTQLQGAEVAATDLRAAAALTLAGLVADGYTRVTELKHLDRGYVNFHNKLAALGADIERVNDETKQVEQTQQASDVK from the coding sequence TTGGAAAAAATCATCGTCCGCGGTGGAAATAGATTAAGCGGTACAGTTAAAGTTGAAGGAGCAAAAAACGCCGTTTTACCTATTATCACTGCAACCTTATTAGCTAGTGAAGGAAAAACAATTCTAAATGATGTACCAGCTCTCTCCGATGTATTTACGATTGGCGAAGTTTTAAGACATCTGAATGCAGAAGTAGATTTTGAAACAAATCGTGTAGTTGTAGATGCATCAAGAGAGTTAAAAACAGATGCACCTTTTGAATATGTAAGAAAAATGCGCGCTTCAGTACTTGTAATGGGTCCTTTATTGGCGCGTACAGGTGAGGCTCGTGTAGCTTTACCTGGCGGATGTGCAATTGGATCAAGACCGATTGATCAGCATCTTAAAGGCTTTGAAGCAATGGGTGCTAAAGTTCAAGTAGGAAATGGTTTTATTGATGCAAAAGTTGAAGGAAGACTAAAAGGTGCTAAAATTTATTTAGACTTCCCAAGTGTAGGCGCCACAGAAAATATTATGATGGCAGCAGCATTAGCGGAAGGCACTACAATTATGGAAAACGTAGCAAAAGAACCTGAGATTGTCGATTTAGCAAACTTCTTAAACGCAATGGGTGCTAAAGTTCGCGGTGCAGGAACTGGTACGATCCGTATTGAAGGTGTTAATAAATTATATGGTGCAGAACATGCAATTATTCCAGATCGTATCGAAGCTGGAACATTCATGGTAGCAGCAGCTATTACAGGTGGAAACGTACTTGTACGCGGTGCAGTAGCAGAGCACATCAGTTCACTTGTTGCTAAAATGGAAGAAATGGGTGTTGAAATTACTGAAGAAGGCGACGGCTTACGTGTTGTAGGACCTGAAAAGCTAAAATCAGTAGATATTAAAACAATGCCTCATCCAGGGTTCCCTACAGATATGCAATCTCAAATGATGGCATTATTGTTAGCAGCAGAAGGCACAAGTATGATTACAGAAACAGTTTTTGAAAACCGCTTTATGCACGTAGAAGAGTTTCGCCGCATGAACGCTGATATTAAAATTGAAGGGCGCTCTGTTATCATTAACGGACCTACTCAACTACAAGGCGCTGAAGTAGCAGCAACAGATCTTCGTGCAGCAGCAGCGTTAACATTAGCAGGACTTGTAGCAGACGGCTATACGCGTGTAACGGAATTAAAACACCTTGATCGTGGTTATGTAAATTTCCACAATAAATTAGCCGCTTTAGGCGCTGATATTGAACGTGTAAATGATGAAACAAAGCAAGTAGAACAAACTCAACAGGCTTCAGACGTCAAGTAA
- a CDS encoding YwmB family TATA-box binding protein — MFKKISVFLAIFITGLFVYHGSYVSNAQNNETTIEKIVHTLNKQHVSLTEVSLYAREEVKAVTDQKTFYSQAKSIKSNFRGFKWEVKRERDLWKAIGTRKSEDVNEVILLTYAIDEHSNAYISYHVTGQGLKEKNMTHFQNVFQTNYEKIFLSEPIIFSCVTGEINDKMESVLSVEIQDLLRAFNAKPVESLVEESFTSVSAYTGLWKEALQTKKQEMNLQIALRKTRMGGQTTIVVGTPIITSEY; from the coding sequence ATGTTTAAAAAAATTAGTGTCTTTTTGGCTATTTTCATTACTGGCTTATTCGTATATCATGGAAGTTATGTGAGCAATGCCCAAAACAATGAAACTACTATTGAGAAGATTGTTCACACCTTAAATAAGCAGCATGTTTCGTTAACTGAAGTATCGTTGTATGCAAGAGAAGAAGTAAAAGCTGTTACTGACCAAAAAACCTTTTATTCGCAAGCTAAAAGTATTAAAAGTAATTTTAGAGGTTTTAAATGGGAAGTGAAGAGGGAAAGAGACCTATGGAAAGCAATAGGTACACGCAAAAGTGAAGATGTGAACGAAGTCATTCTGTTAACTTATGCGATCGATGAACACAGCAATGCGTACATATCGTATCATGTAACGGGACAAGGTTTGAAAGAAAAAAATATGACCCATTTTCAAAATGTATTTCAGACAAATTATGAAAAAATTTTCCTATCAGAACCCATAATTTTCTCTTGTGTAACTGGGGAAATCAATGATAAGATGGAAAGTGTTTTGTCTGTTGAAATTCAAGACCTATTACGAGCTTTCAATGCTAAACCAGTGGAATCTCTAGTGGAAGAGTCATTTACCTCTGTTTCAGCATATACTGGACTGTGGAAAGAAGCTCTTCAAACGAAAAAGCAGGAAATGAACTTACAAATTGCATTACGCAAGACAAGAATGGGCGGTCAAACAACCATAGTTGTTGGCACACCTATCATTACGTCTGAATATTAA
- a CDS encoding DUF1146 family protein, whose product MFGGIEQQTLLTMISHLIFIVITWYALQGFQIEKLMKPNHVFQAKLMLILLTITISSTVSNFFLDYLFWSQRIPSFFQ is encoded by the coding sequence TTGTTTGGAGGAATTGAACAGCAAACGTTACTAACCATGATTTCACATTTGATTTTTATTGTGATTACTTGGTATGCTTTGCAAGGCTTTCAAATTGAAAAGCTGATGAAACCTAATCATGTGTTTCAAGCAAAATTAATGCTTATTTTATTGACCATTACGATTTCATCAACAGTAAGTAATTTCTTTTTGGATTATTTATTTTGGTCACAGCGCATTCCCTCATTTTTTCAATGA
- a CDS encoding F0F1 ATP synthase subunit epsilon, whose protein sequence is MKTIHVSVVTPDGPVYESEVEMVSTRAQSGELGILHGHIPMVAPLQIGAVRLKKASSTELVAVSGGFLEVRPDKVTILAQAAETAEEIDIARAEEAKKRAEMRLDSKQDDVDVKRAEIALKRAVNRLDISQRKF, encoded by the coding sequence ATGAAGACAATCCATGTCAGTGTAGTGACTCCTGATGGCCCAGTTTACGAATCAGAAGTGGAAATGGTAAGTACCCGAGCACAGAGTGGTGAGCTTGGTATTTTACATGGCCATATTCCGATGGTTGCTCCTTTACAAATTGGAGCCGTCCGCTTGAAGAAAGCAAGCAGTACAGAACTTGTGGCTGTTAGCGGAGGATTTCTTGAAGTAAGACCTGACAAAGTAACAATTCTTGCACAGGCTGCTGAAACAGCTGAAGAGATTGACATAGCTCGTGCAGAAGAAGCGAAAAAGCGCGCTGAAATGCGCCTTGATAGCAAACAAGATGACGTTGATGTTAAGCGTGCTGAAATTGCCTTAAAACGGGCAGTCAATCGTTTAGATATTAGTCAACGTAAGTTCTAA